The Micromonospora sp. NBC_01740 genome includes a window with the following:
- a CDS encoding histidine phosphatase family protein: MPIEIVFETHALSEDNERGIATGWLPGRLCEQGRANAADMGRRRRDDGIAAVFTSDLRRAAETAEIAFGDTDIPILYDWRLRECDFGTRNGSPGAEVKKDRLDYCDRPYPGGESHEQAIARVVGFLADLPSRWTGRRVMLIGHLATYRALEHVTTGLTVRELVAADFEWQAQGWEYQLA, translated from the coding sequence ATGCCGATCGAGATCGTGTTCGAGACCCATGCGCTGAGCGAGGACAACGAGCGTGGCATCGCCACTGGTTGGCTTCCCGGGCGCCTTTGCGAGCAGGGCCGAGCCAACGCCGCCGACATGGGCCGACGTCGACGCGATGACGGCATCGCCGCGGTGTTCACCTCGGACTTGCGCCGCGCGGCGGAGACTGCGGAGATCGCGTTCGGCGACACCGACATTCCGATCCTCTATGACTGGCGGCTGCGCGAGTGTGACTTCGGCACCCGCAACGGCTCACCTGGGGCCGAGGTCAAGAAGGACCGCCTCGACTACTGCGATCGTCCCTATCCCGGCGGCGAAAGTCATGAGCAGGCGATCGCGCGGGTGGTCGGGTTCCTCGCCGATCTGCCGTCCAGGTGGACTGGACGACGCGTCATGCTGATCGGGCACCTCGCGACGTACCGGGCGCTGGAACACGTAACCACCGGCCTGACCGTGCGGGAACTGGTCGCGGCCGATTTCGAGTGGCAAGCCCAAGGTTGGGAGTATCAGCTCGCCTGA
- a CDS encoding tyrosine-type recombinase/integrase produces the protein MGFNGPMPGAARLHVVDGVPLLRPAEQVFDAMLDGWRNQQLARNLAASTVEGRRATVRAFAAAANAFPWQWMPQMLDEWLGDLRSIRHVKRTTIRSYQDAVRSFCQYVTDPAYDWTQQCEARFGSHPIQVVHEWNTAVHAQENEADAAKRAFTLRELHTFFSYCDDQVDRIRSFGRKGWLPAFRDATLFKTAYAYGLRRNETRMLDATDFGRNPRGTEFGEYGVCYVRHGKAKKGSPPKRRSVLTVFGWTTDVLDEWFSEGRPLFGVDGNPAAWPSERGHRVGNQRLNSRFVVYRDALGLDAGLDFHSFRRSYVTHLIEAGHDARFVQEQVGHEHASTTSIYTCVSSDYRTSTLRRHLDATTAAALATQTGRKA, from the coding sequence ATGGGGTTCAACGGACCAATGCCGGGCGCGGCGCGGCTGCATGTGGTCGACGGCGTGCCGTTGCTGCGGCCGGCCGAGCAGGTGTTCGACGCGATGCTCGACGGGTGGCGCAACCAGCAACTGGCGCGCAACCTCGCGGCGAGCACGGTCGAGGGCAGGCGGGCCACGGTCCGCGCGTTCGCCGCGGCGGCCAACGCGTTCCCGTGGCAGTGGATGCCGCAGATGCTCGACGAGTGGCTCGGTGATCTGCGCTCGATCCGGCACGTCAAGCGGACCACGATCCGCTCCTATCAGGACGCGGTGCGCTCGTTCTGCCAGTACGTCACCGACCCGGCCTACGACTGGACGCAGCAGTGCGAGGCCCGGTTCGGGTCGCACCCGATCCAAGTGGTCCACGAGTGGAACACCGCGGTGCACGCCCAGGAGAACGAGGCCGACGCCGCGAAGCGGGCGTTCACCCTCCGCGAGCTGCACACCTTCTTCTCCTACTGCGACGACCAGGTGGACCGCATCCGTAGCTTCGGCCGCAAGGGCTGGCTGCCGGCGTTCCGCGACGCGACCCTGTTCAAGACCGCGTACGCCTACGGGCTGCGCCGCAACGAAACCCGGATGCTGGATGCGACCGACTTCGGCCGCAACCCCCGCGGGACGGAGTTCGGCGAGTACGGCGTCTGCTACGTCCGGCACGGCAAGGCCAAGAAGGGCTCGCCGCCGAAACGGCGCAGCGTACTGACGGTCTTCGGCTGGACGACCGACGTGCTCGACGAGTGGTTCAGCGAGGGCAGGCCGCTGTTCGGCGTCGACGGCAACCCGGCGGCGTGGCCGTCCGAACGTGGCCATCGGGTCGGCAACCAGCGGCTGAACTCCCGGTTCGTCGTCTACCGCGATGCCCTCGGCCTCGACGCGGGCCTGGACTTCCACTCGTTCCGCCGCTCCTACGTCACCCACCTCATCGAGGCCGGCCACGACGCCCGGTTCGTGCAGGAGCAGGTCGGCCACGAACACGCCTCCACCACCTCGATCTACACCTGCGTCTCCTCGGACTACCGCACCAGCACCCTGCGCCGTCACCTGGACGCCACGACCGCGGCCGCGCTCGCCACCCAGACCGGGAGGAAGGCATGA
- a CDS encoding helix-turn-helix domain-containing protein, translated as MKRKVSYDWRLREVMAQHKIFTATELVPLLHERGIDLSASQVHRLVSGTPERLSLQVLSAFCDILGCTPAELITTSAQNAGVRKTATGDLPAPPTGGKFRPRPALILPDE; from the coding sequence ATGAAACGCAAGGTCAGCTACGACTGGCGGTTGCGCGAGGTGATGGCCCAGCACAAGATCTTCACCGCCACCGAACTGGTGCCGCTGCTACACGAGCGCGGCATCGACCTGTCCGCCTCGCAGGTCCACCGGCTGGTCTCCGGCACCCCCGAACGGCTGTCGCTGCAGGTGCTGTCCGCGTTCTGCGACATCCTCGGCTGCACCCCCGCCGAGCTGATCACCACCAGCGCCCAGAACGCCGGCGTCCGCAAGACCGCCACCGGCGACCTGCCCGCCCCGCCCACCGGTGGAAAGTTCCGGCCCCGGCCGGCCCTGATCCTGCCTGACGAATGA
- a CDS encoding nitroreductase family protein, whose translation MADLTPLLAFRWSPRSFDPVAELSREDASALLEAARWAPSAGNAQPWRFALGHRDDETFKRILVNLPEADQRWAQRAAALLLGAHRTGSAGHAYDLGQAVAHLTVQATALGLHVRQLHDLDHAGLAADLDLPAGVRPHVVAAVGQLGDPLSLPADLLRSETGLRRRLPLAELLLTSQAAKCVS comes from the coding sequence ATGGCCGACCTCACCCCGCTGCTCGCGTTCCGCTGGAGCCCCCGGTCCTTCGACCCGGTGGCGGAGCTGTCCCGCGAGGACGCGTCCGCGCTGCTGGAGGCGGCCCGCTGGGCGCCCTCGGCCGGCAACGCCCAGCCGTGGCGGTTCGCGCTCGGGCACCGCGACGACGAGACGTTCAAGCGGATCCTGGTCAACCTGCCGGAGGCTGATCAGCGGTGGGCGCAGCGCGCCGCCGCCCTGCTGCTCGGCGCGCACCGGACCGGATCGGCCGGGCACGCGTACGACCTGGGCCAGGCCGTCGCCCACCTCACCGTGCAGGCCACCGCGCTCGGCCTGCACGTACGCCAACTGCACGACCTCGACCACGCCGGCCTGGCCGCCGACCTCGACCTGCCGGCGGGCGTACGACCGCACGTGGTGGCGGCCGTCGGGCAGCTCGGCGACCCGCTCAGCCTCCCGGCGGACCTGCTGCGCTCCGAGACCGGCCTGCGCCGCCGGCTTCCCCTGGCCGAACTCCTGCTGACCAGCCAGGCTGCGAAGTGCGTCTCATAG
- a CDS encoding ABC transporter ATP-binding protein: protein MTESEFLVEVRDLKVHFPIRTGVIFDRTIGHVKAVDGVDLSIPRGKTYGLVGESGCGKSTLGRALLQLTPPTGGEVRFDGVELTKLPAGKLRSMRRRMQMIFQDPMSSLDPRQNVESILTEGLQAHGIGGNRDERRRVIGETLDKVGLPRWALSRYPHEFSGGQRQRIGIARALVLGPDLIVADEPVSALDVSIQAQVVNLLDDLQDTLGLTYLVIAHDLAVVRHISDTVGVMYLGALVEEAPSDRLYTEPMHPYTRALMSAVPVPDPDVEDRRERILLAGDLPSPANPPAGCRFHTRCPWAQPTRCADERPALRDVGGSRVACHFAERIASGELRPHKVSVQLTRPLGEGEEPHTVSAPNEPGSYV from the coding sequence GTGACCGAGAGCGAATTCCTCGTCGAGGTCCGCGACCTGAAGGTGCACTTCCCGATCCGCACGGGGGTGATCTTCGACCGGACGATCGGCCACGTGAAGGCCGTCGACGGCGTCGACCTCAGCATCCCGCGCGGCAAGACGTACGGCCTGGTCGGCGAGTCCGGCTGCGGCAAGTCGACGCTGGGGCGGGCGCTGCTCCAGCTCACCCCGCCCACCGGCGGCGAGGTCCGGTTCGACGGTGTCGAGCTGACGAAGCTGCCGGCGGGCAAGCTGCGGTCGATGCGCCGCCGGATGCAGATGATCTTCCAGGACCCGATGTCGAGCCTGGACCCCCGGCAGAACGTCGAGTCGATCCTCACCGAGGGCCTTCAGGCCCACGGCATCGGCGGCAACCGGGACGAGCGGCGCCGGGTCATCGGCGAGACCCTGGACAAGGTCGGCCTGCCCCGCTGGGCGCTCTCCCGCTATCCGCACGAGTTCTCCGGCGGCCAGCGGCAGCGCATCGGCATCGCCCGCGCGCTGGTGCTCGGGCCCGACCTGATCGTCGCCGACGAGCCGGTCTCCGCGCTCGACGTGTCGATCCAGGCCCAGGTGGTGAACCTCCTCGACGACCTCCAGGACACCCTCGGCCTGACCTACCTGGTGATCGCGCACGACCTCGCGGTGGTCCGGCACATCTCCGACACCGTCGGCGTGATGTACCTGGGCGCGCTGGTCGAGGAGGCGCCGAGCGACCGGCTCTACACGGAGCCGATGCACCCGTACACGCGGGCGCTGATGTCGGCGGTGCCGGTGCCGGACCCGGACGTGGAGGACCGCCGAGAGCGCATCCTGCTCGCCGGCGACCTGCCCTCGCCGGCCAACCCGCCGGCGGGCTGCCGGTTCCACACCCGCTGCCCGTGGGCGCAGCCGACCCGCTGCGCGGACGAGCGGCCCGCGCTGCGGGATGTCGGCGGCAGCCGGGTCGCCTGCCACTTCGCCGAGCGGATCGCCAGCGGGGAGCTGCGCCCGCACAAGGTCAGCGTGCAGCTCACCCGCCCGCTCGGCGAGGGCGAGGAGCCGCACACCGTCTCCGCCCCCAACGAGCCCGGCTCGTACGTCTGA
- a CDS encoding aspartate kinase: MALVVQKYGGSSVANAERIKRVAERIVAARKAGDDVVVVVSAMGDTTDELLDLANQVSPLPPGRELDMLLTAGERISMALLAMAIHNLGYEARSFTGSQAGVITTSVHGRARIIDVTPGRLKGALDEGAVVIVAGFQGVSQDTKDVTTLGRGGSDTTAVALAAALHADVCEIYTDVDGVFTADPRIVPNARHITQITYEEMLELAACGAKILHLRSVEYARRAGLPIHVRSSYSTNTGTMVTGSMEDLPVEQALITGVAHDRSEAKITIVGVPDEPGAAARIFDTVAGAEINLDMIVQNVSTEGTGRTDISFTLPKADGPTAMAALSKIQESVKFKGLLYDDHVGKVSLIGAGMRSHPGVAAGFFAALGSAGVNIEMISTSEIRVSVVCRDTDLDAAVRAIHEAFDLGGDTEAVVYAGTGR; encoded by the coding sequence GTGGCACTCGTGGTGCAGAAGTACGGCGGGTCCTCCGTCGCCAACGCGGAGCGGATCAAGCGGGTGGCCGAGCGCATCGTGGCCGCCCGCAAGGCCGGTGACGACGTCGTCGTGGTGGTCTCCGCCATGGGGGACACGACCGACGAGCTGCTCGACCTGGCCAACCAGGTCAGCCCGTTGCCGCCGGGCCGCGAGCTGGACATGCTGCTCACCGCCGGGGAGCGGATCTCCATGGCGCTGCTCGCCATGGCCATCCACAACCTGGGGTACGAGGCCCGCTCGTTCACCGGCTCGCAGGCGGGCGTGATCACCACGTCGGTGCACGGCCGGGCGCGGATCATCGACGTCACGCCGGGGCGGCTCAAGGGCGCGCTCGACGAGGGCGCGGTGGTCATCGTCGCCGGCTTCCAGGGCGTCTCGCAGGACACCAAGGACGTCACGACGCTGGGCCGGGGCGGTTCCGACACCACCGCCGTGGCGCTCGCCGCCGCGCTGCACGCGGACGTCTGCGAGATCTACACCGACGTGGACGGCGTCTTCACCGCCGACCCGCGGATCGTGCCGAACGCGCGGCACATCACCCAGATCACCTACGAGGAGATGCTGGAGCTGGCCGCCTGCGGCGCCAAGATCCTGCACCTGCGCAGCGTGGAGTACGCCCGCCGGGCGGGCTTGCCGATCCACGTCCGTTCGTCATACTCGACCAACACCGGCACGATGGTCACCGGATCGATGGAGGACCTTCCCGTGGAGCAGGCACTGATCACCGGGGTCGCGCACGACCGCAGCGAAGCCAAGATCACGATCGTGGGGGTGCCCGACGAGCCGGGCGCCGCCGCGCGGATCTTCGACACCGTGGCCGGCGCCGAGATCAACCTCGACATGATCGTGCAGAACGTGTCCACCGAGGGCACGGGCCGCACGGACATCTCCTTCACGCTGCCCAAGGCCGACGGCCCGACGGCCATGGCCGCCCTGAGCAAGATCCAGGAGTCGGTCAAGTTCAAGGGCCTGCTCTACGACGACCACGTCGGCAAGGTCTCGCTGATCGGGGCCGGCATGCGCTCGCACCCCGGCGTCGCGGCCGGCTTCTTCGCCGCCCTCGGCTCGGCCGGGGTGAACATCGAGATGATCTCCACCTCGGAGATCCGGGTCTCCGTGGTCTGCCGCGACACCGACCTGGACGCCGCCGTACGCGCCATCCACGAGGCCTTCGACCTCGGCGGCGACACCGAGGCCGTCGTCTACGCGGGAACGGGACGGTAG
- a CDS encoding HNH endonuclease family protein: MRTRSGPRAAVTAALAAALALGAAGCVAVDEPDVAPSSGGSGGNAAQKLTQLTVATAGSMKGYSRSRFPHWRDTGKNCDVRDSVLKRDGEDIKLSGCNVVGGRWESVYDDRAFTDPSDVDIDHTVPLANAWRSGADEWDDAKRGEFANDLDRPQLIAVSASSNRAKGDQDPSQWKPANRSFWCQYADNWVTVKHHWRLTVTSAEKAALTDMLEGCTWASKP; encoded by the coding sequence GTGCGTACCAGATCAGGACCGCGCGCCGCAGTGACGGCCGCGCTCGCCGCGGCGCTGGCGCTCGGCGCGGCCGGTTGTGTCGCCGTCGACGAGCCGGACGTCGCGCCGAGCAGCGGTGGCAGCGGCGGCAACGCCGCGCAGAAGCTGACCCAACTCACCGTGGCCACCGCCGGGTCGATGAAGGGCTACAGCCGCAGCCGCTTCCCGCACTGGCGGGACACCGGCAAGAACTGCGATGTACGCGACAGCGTGCTGAAACGCGACGGGGAGGACATCAAGCTCTCCGGCTGCAACGTGGTCGGCGGCCGCTGGGAGAGCGTCTACGACGACCGCGCGTTCACCGACCCGTCCGACGTGGACATCGACCACACCGTGCCGCTGGCGAACGCGTGGCGCTCGGGCGCCGACGAGTGGGACGACGCGAAGCGTGGCGAGTTCGCCAACGACCTGGACCGGCCGCAGCTCATCGCGGTTTCCGCGTCCTCCAACCGGGCAAAGGGTGACCAGGACCCGTCCCAGTGGAAGCCGGCGAACCGGTCGTTCTGGTGCCAGTACGCCGACAACTGGGTGACGGTCAAGCACCACTGGCGGCTGACGGTGACCAGTGCCGAGAAGGCCGCCCTGACCGACATGCTGGAGGGCTGCACATGGGCGAGCAAGCCGTGA
- a CDS encoding MFS transporter yields MTETTPALRLGTAHGRGTLLAAVLASGMVFLDTTVVNVALPRLGADLDATVAGLQWTVNGYLLMLAAFVLLGGALGDRFGRRRVFLLGVVWFTLASLLCGLAQGTEWLIAARFLQGAGGALLTPGSLSVLQASFHPDDRGRAIGAWSGLSGVSTALGPFLGGWLVDALSWRWIFFLNLPLAVLVVLAALRWVPESRDEAASRTGGPGRHRRRFDVAGALLGALALAGVTYALIDAPVRGLDSVPVLVAVLAGVVGAVAFVLVERRRGDGAMLPTGLFGSRLFSVLNVFTVLVYAALGGFTFFLAVYLQNVVGWSALLTGVALLPMTVLLLVGSARAGALSARIGPRLPLTVGPVVAAAGLVLLRGVGPGASYWRDVLPGVVLFGIGLTLVVAPLTASVLAAVDDRFAGVASGFNNAASRAGGLLAVAALPLLVGLSGSGYAQPAALTSAYRGAMLWCAGLLLAGAAMAALLIHRPPKR; encoded by the coding sequence ATGACCGAAACCACGCCCGCGCTCCGGCTGGGCACCGCGCACGGGCGGGGCACCCTGCTCGCCGCCGTCCTCGCCTCCGGCATGGTCTTCCTCGACACCACCGTGGTCAACGTGGCGCTGCCCCGCCTCGGTGCGGACCTGGACGCCACCGTCGCCGGTCTCCAGTGGACGGTCAACGGGTACCTGCTGATGCTGGCCGCCTTCGTCCTGCTCGGCGGCGCGCTCGGCGACCGCTTCGGGCGGCGGCGGGTCTTCCTGCTCGGGGTGGTCTGGTTCACGCTAGCGTCGCTGCTCTGCGGCCTGGCCCAGGGCACCGAGTGGCTGATCGCGGCCCGGTTCCTCCAGGGCGCCGGGGGCGCGCTGCTCACCCCCGGCTCGCTGTCGGTGCTCCAGGCCAGCTTCCACCCGGACGACCGGGGTCGCGCCATCGGCGCCTGGTCGGGGCTCTCCGGCGTCTCCACCGCGCTCGGCCCCTTCCTCGGCGGCTGGCTGGTCGACGCGCTCTCCTGGCGGTGGATCTTCTTCCTCAACCTGCCGCTGGCCGTGCTCGTGGTGCTGGCGGCGCTGCGCTGGGTGCCGGAGAGCCGGGACGAGGCCGCGTCCCGCACCGGGGGGCCGGGACGTCACCGCCGCCGGTTCGACGTGGCCGGCGCGCTGCTCGGCGCGCTCGCCCTGGCCGGCGTCACGTACGCGCTGATCGACGCCCCCGTCCGGGGCCTCGACTCGGTGCCGGTGCTCGTCGCCGTGCTGGCGGGCGTGGTCGGCGCGGTTGCCTTCGTGCTGGTCGAGCGGCGCCGGGGGGACGGCGCGATGCTGCCCACCGGCCTGTTCGGCAGCCGGCTCTTCTCGGTGCTGAACGTCTTCACCGTGCTCGTCTACGCGGCGCTCGGCGGCTTCACGTTCTTCCTCGCCGTCTACCTGCAGAACGTGGTCGGCTGGTCGGCGCTGCTCACCGGGGTCGCGCTGCTGCCGATGACGGTGCTGCTGCTGGTCGGCTCGGCGCGGGCGGGCGCGCTGTCGGCGCGGATCGGGCCGCGGCTGCCGCTGACCGTCGGGCCGGTGGTCGCCGCCGCGGGGCTGGTGCTGCTGCGCGGCGTCGGCCCCGGCGCGTCGTACTGGCGGGACGTGCTGCCCGGGGTGGTGCTCTTCGGGATCGGGCTGACGCTGGTGGTGGCGCCGCTGACCGCCTCCGTGCTGGCCGCGGTCGACGACCGGTTCGCGGGCGTGGCGAGCGGCTTCAACAACGCGGCGTCCCGGGCGGGCGGCCTGCTGGCGGTGGCCGCGCTCCCGCTGCTGGTCGGGCTCTCCGGCTCCGGCTACGCGCAGCCGGCCGCGTTGACCAGCGCGTACCGGGGCGCGATGCTCTGGTGCGCCGGCCTGCTGCTGGCCGGGGCGGCGATGGCGGCCCTGCTCATCCACCGCCCACCGAAGCGGTAG
- the leuA gene encoding 2-isopropylmalate synthase translates to MAQPIADAETDPIARQRPSRMPYHRYQPYHQQFRLDLPDRTWPTRHVEAAPRWCAVDLRDGNQALIDPMSPERKRRMFQLLVQMGYKEIEVGFPSASQTDYDFVRQLIEQDLIPEDVTIQVLTQCREHLIDRTFESLRGARRAIVHFYNSTSTLQRRVVFGLDRDGIADIATQGARLCRKYAEIHTPDTDIHYEYSPESYTGTELEYALEVCTKVIEVIDPTPDRKLIVNLPATVEMAMPNVYADSIEWMHRHLPRRDSLVLSLHPHNDRGTGVAAAELGLLAGADRVEGCLFGNGERTGNVDLVTLGLNLFSQGVDPMIDFSNIDEVRRAVEYCNQLPVHERHPYAGDLVYTAFSGSHQDAIKKGFDALAKDAAAAGVPIDQHTWAVPYLPVDPKDLGRTYEAVIRVNSQSGKGGVAYIMKSEHQLDLPRRLQIEFSGVVQQVTDHDGGEVDPGTMWEIFATHYLIDHQVDPALALDGYAIGTAEGKVEIEARVGLGAEPRSLTAVGNGPIDAYVNALQSVGVAVRVLDYHEHALSSGGDAQAAAYVECEVDGRTVWGVGTDANIVTASVKAVTSAVNRARA, encoded by the coding sequence ATGGCTCAACCCATCGCCGACGCTGAGACCGACCCGATCGCCCGGCAGCGCCCCAGCCGGATGCCGTACCACCGCTACCAGCCGTACCACCAGCAGTTCCGGCTCGACCTGCCCGACCGCACCTGGCCGACCCGGCACGTCGAGGCCGCGCCGCGCTGGTGCGCGGTGGACCTGCGCGACGGCAACCAGGCGCTGATCGACCCGATGTCGCCGGAGCGCAAGCGCCGGATGTTCCAGCTGCTCGTGCAGATGGGCTACAAGGAGATCGAGGTCGGCTTCCCCTCGGCCAGCCAGACGGACTACGACTTCGTACGCCAGCTCATCGAGCAGGACCTGATCCCGGAGGACGTCACGATCCAGGTGCTCACCCAGTGCCGGGAGCACCTGATCGACCGCACCTTCGAGTCGCTGCGCGGCGCGCGGCGGGCGATCGTGCACTTCTACAACTCGACCTCCACGCTCCAGCGGCGGGTGGTCTTCGGGCTGGACCGCGACGGCATCGCCGACATCGCCACCCAGGGCGCGCGGCTCTGCCGCAAGTACGCGGAGATCCACACCCCGGACACGGACATCCACTACGAGTACTCGCCCGAGTCCTACACGGGCACGGAGCTGGAGTACGCGCTGGAGGTCTGCACCAAGGTCATCGAGGTCATCGACCCGACCCCGGACCGCAAGCTGATCGTCAACCTGCCGGCCACCGTCGAGATGGCCATGCCGAACGTCTACGCCGACTCGATCGAGTGGATGCACCGGCACCTGCCCCGCCGCGACAGCCTGGTGTTGAGCCTGCACCCGCACAACGACCGGGGCACGGGCGTCGCCGCCGCCGAGCTGGGGCTGCTGGCCGGCGCGGACCGGGTCGAGGGCTGCCTGTTCGGCAACGGCGAGCGCACCGGCAACGTCGACCTGGTGACGCTGGGGCTGAACCTCTTCTCCCAGGGCGTCGACCCGATGATCGACTTCTCGAACATCGACGAGGTGCGGCGCGCCGTCGAGTACTGCAACCAGCTGCCGGTGCACGAGCGCCACCCGTACGCGGGCGACCTCGTCTACACCGCCTTCTCCGGCTCCCACCAGGACGCGATCAAGAAGGGCTTCGACGCGCTCGCCAAGGACGCGGCGGCGGCCGGGGTGCCGATCGACCAGCACACCTGGGCGGTGCCCTACCTGCCGGTCGACCCGAAGGACCTGGGCCGCACCTACGAGGCGGTCATCCGGGTCAACTCGCAGTCCGGCAAGGGCGGCGTCGCGTACATCATGAAGAGCGAGCACCAGCTCGACCTGCCGCGCCGGCTCCAGATCGAGTTCTCCGGCGTGGTGCAGCAGGTCACCGACCACGACGGCGGCGAGGTCGACCCGGGCACCATGTGGGAGATCTTCGCCACCCACTACCTGATCGACCACCAGGTCGACCCGGCGCTCGCCCTGGACGGCTACGCCATCGGCACCGCCGAGGGCAAGGTCGAGATCGAGGCCCGCGTCGGCCTGGGCGCGGAGCCCCGCTCGCTGACCGCCGTCGGCAACGGCCCGATCGACGCGTACGTCAACGCGCTCCAGTCGGTGGGCGTGGCGGTACGGGTGCTCGACTACCACGAGCACGCGCTCTCCTCCGGCGGGGACGCGCAGGCCGCCGCCTATGTGGAGTGCGAGGTCGACGGCCGTACGGTCTGGGGCGTCGGCACCGACGCGAACATCGTCACCGCCTCCGTGAAGGCCGTGACGAGCGCCGTCAACCGCGCCCGCGCCTGA
- a CDS encoding NUDIX hydrolase, translating to MPDYIGWLRQQVGQAPIFLNFAGACVLHDGQVLLQRRSDDGCWGLPGGAMELGESAEEAAVREVAEETGLQVQIDGLLGVCTKYRHVYPNGDVTQPITVFFRCSVAGGQLTEGDSETQELRFFALSALPPLSHQQHTDALEDLRAGRVGVHR from the coding sequence TTGCCGGACTACATCGGATGGTTGCGACAGCAGGTCGGCCAAGCCCCGATCTTCCTGAACTTCGCGGGCGCGTGTGTGCTGCATGACGGCCAGGTGCTGCTGCAACGTCGCAGTGACGACGGCTGCTGGGGGCTACCGGGTGGCGCCATGGAGCTCGGCGAGTCGGCCGAGGAGGCGGCGGTGCGGGAAGTCGCCGAAGAGACCGGACTGCAGGTGCAGATTGACGGCCTGCTGGGTGTGTGCACCAAGTACCGCCATGTCTACCCGAATGGCGACGTCACGCAGCCGATTACGGTGTTCTTCCGCTGCTCCGTCGCCGGAGGCCAGCTGACCGAGGGCGACAGTGAAACCCAGGAGCTGCGCTTCTTCGCGTTGTCCGCCCTGCCGCCGCTGAGCCACCAACAGCACACCGACGCGCTTGAGGACCTGCGGGCGGGCCGAGTCGGCGTTCACCGATAG
- a CDS encoding aspartate-semialdehyde dehydrogenase yields the protein MSPLPTLAVVGATGAVGTVMCELLSGRKNVWGEIRLLASERSVGRRLRCRGEELTVQALTPEAFDGVDVAMFDVPDEVSARWAPIAVGHGAVAVDNSGAFRMDRDVPLVVPEINPEQVRNRPKGIIANANCTTLAMIIAIAPLHREYGLRELVLASYQAASGAGQNGVDTLHAQLTKIAGDRVLGSRPGDVRQAVGDDVGPFPAPLALNVVPWAGSLADAGWSSEEMKLRNESRKILGLPDLKVSATCVRVPVVTGHSVAVHAVFATEVDAEGAREVLRNAPGVILVDDPAAGEFPMPIDAVGTDPSWVGRIRRAVDDPRALDFFVTGDNLRKGAALNTAQIAELLAKELTPR from the coding sequence GTGTCGCCGCTGCCCACCCTGGCCGTGGTCGGGGCGACCGGTGCCGTCGGCACGGTGATGTGCGAGCTGCTCAGCGGCCGCAAGAACGTCTGGGGCGAGATCCGGCTGCTCGCCTCCGAGCGCTCGGTCGGGCGGCGGCTGCGGTGCCGGGGCGAGGAGCTGACCGTCCAGGCGCTGACCCCGGAGGCGTTCGACGGCGTCGACGTGGCGATGTTCGACGTCCCGGACGAGGTCTCGGCGCGGTGGGCCCCGATCGCGGTCGGCCACGGGGCCGTCGCGGTGGACAACTCCGGCGCCTTCCGGATGGACCGCGACGTCCCGCTGGTGGTGCCGGAGATCAACCCCGAGCAGGTACGCAACCGGCCGAAGGGGATCATCGCCAACGCCAACTGCACCACGCTGGCGATGATCATCGCGATCGCCCCGCTGCACCGCGAGTACGGGCTGCGCGAACTCGTGCTCGCCTCCTACCAGGCGGCCTCCGGCGCCGGCCAGAACGGCGTGGACACCCTGCACGCCCAGCTCACCAAGATCGCGGGGGACCGGGTGCTCGGCTCCCGCCCCGGCGACGTACGCCAGGCGGTCGGCGACGACGTGGGCCCGTTCCCCGCGCCGCTGGCGCTCAACGTGGTGCCCTGGGCGGGTTCCCTGGCCGACGCGGGATGGTCGTCCGAGGAGATGAAGCTGCGCAACGAGTCGCGCAAGATCCTCGGGTTGCCCGACCTGAAGGTCTCCGCCACCTGCGTACGGGTGCCGGTGGTGACCGGCCACTCCGTCGCGGTGCACGCGGTCTTCGCCACCGAGGTGGACGCCGAGGGCGCCCGCGAGGTGCTGCGGAACGCGCCCGGGGTGATCCTGGTCGACGACCCGGCCGCGGGCGAGTTCCCGATGCCGATCGACGCGGTCGGCACCGACCCGTCCTGGGTGGGCCGGATCCGCCGCGCCGTCGACGACCCCCGCGCCCTGGACTTCTTCGTCACCGGCGACAACCTCCGCAAGGGCGCCGCCCTGAACACGGCCCAGATAGCCGAACTCCTCGCCAAGGAACTCACCCCCCGCTGA